The segment CTTGCTGCTGCCATGACTGAAGAGAGTGAAGAAACGGTCTTGTATATTGAGCACCGCTATGTCTGCTCTGAGTGCAACCAGCTCTATGGATCCTTGGAGGAGGTGCTTGTGCACCAGAACTCCCATGTGCCCCAGCAGCACTTTGAGCTGGTGGGCGTGGCTGACCCTGGAGTCACAGTGGCCACAGAGGCCACTTCAGGTACAGGCCTATATCAGACCCTCATACAGGAGAGCCAGTACCAGTGTCTCGAGTGTGGGCAGCTTCTCCTGTCACCCAGCCAGCTCCTGGAGCACCAAGAGCTGCACCTGAAGATGATGGCACCCCAGGAGGCAGTACCAGCTGAGCCACCACCCAAGGTGCCCCCCTTGAGCTCCAGCACCATCCACTATGAGTGTGTGGACTGTAAGGCTCTGTTCGCCAGCCAAGAGATGTGGCTGAGCCATCGGCAGACGCATCTCAGGGCCACACCCAACAAGGCTCCTGCCCCTGTTGTCTTGGGGTCTCCAGTTGTCTTGGGCCCCCCTGTGGGCCAGGCCCGAGTAGCTGTGGAACATTCGTACCGAAAAGCagaagagggtggggagggggcagctGTCCCATCTGTGGCTGCTGCCACTGAGATGGTGACAGAGGTGGAACTGCTCCTCTACAAATGCTCTGAGTGCTCCCAGCTCTTCCAGATGCCAGCTGACTTCCTGGAACATCAGGCCACCCACTTCCCTGCTCCTGTCCCAGAGGCCGAGGAGCCTGCCACCCAGCAGGAAACTCTGGTCCCCTCACCCACTGAGGCGGCAGTATCTCAGCCTGACCCCCTGCCAGCCTCTGATCACAGTTATGAGCTGCGTAACGAGCTGAGAAATGGGGAGGCCATGGGGCGAGATCGCCGTGGGCGGAAGCCCCGGAGGAGCAGCAGTGGAGAGTCGGGTGCCACCCAGGAACTGTTTTGCTCAGCCTGTGACCAGATCTTTCTCTCACCCCACCAGCTGCAACAGCACCTTCGGAGTCACCGGGAGGGTGTTTTTAAGTGTCCCCTGTGCAGTCGTGTCTTCCCCAGCCCTTCTAGTCTGGACCAACACCTTGGTGACCATAGCAGTGAGTCACATTTTCTGTGTGTGGACTGTGGCCTAGCTTTTGGCACAGAAGCTCTCCTCCTGGCCCACCGTCGAGCCCATACCCCGAACCCTCTGCATTCATGTCCCTGTGGGAAGACCTTTGTTAACCTCACCAAGTTCCTTTATCACCGGCGTACCCATGGAGCAGGAGGTGTCCCTTTGCCCACAACACCAGTTCCACCAGAGGAGCCTGCTATCAGCTTTCCTGAGCCGGCCCCTGCAGAGACTGGAGAGCTAGAGGCCCCGGAGCTCCCTGTATCTGAGGAGAGTTCAGCTGAGCCTGCAGCTCCAGGCACTTACCGCTGCCTCCTGTGTAGCCGGGAGTTTAGTAAGGCATTGCAGCTGACCCGGCACCAGCGTTTTGTGCACCGGCTGGAGCGGCGCCATAAATGCAGCATTTGTGGCAAGATGTTCAAGAAGAAGTCTCACGTGCGGAACCATCTGCGTACACACACAGGGGAACGGCCCTTCCCCTGCCCTGACTGCTCTAAACCTTTCAACTCACCAGCCAACCTGGCACGGCACCGGCTGACACACACAGGGGAGCGGCCCTATCGCTGTGGGGACTGTGGCAAGGCTTTCACTCAGAGCTCTACTTTGAGGCAGCATCGCCTGGTGCATGCCCAGCATTTCCCCTACCGCTGCCAGGAGTGTGGAGTACGTTTTCACCGCCCTTACCGCCTGCTCATGCACCGCTACCACCACACAGGCGAGTACCCCTACAAATGTCGGGAGTGCCCCCGCTCCTTCTTGCTGCGCCGGCTGCTAGAGGTCCACCAGCTTGTGGTCCATGCTGGGCGACAGCCCCACCGCTGCCCGTCCTGTGGGGCTGCCTTCCCCTCGTCACTACGGCTTCGTGAGCATCGCTGTGCGGCTGCTGCCGCCCAGGCCCCACGGCGCTTTGAGTGTG is part of the Rattus norvegicus strain BN/NHsdMcwi chromosome 1, GRCr8, whole genome shotgun sequence genome and harbors:
- the Zfp574 gene encoding zinc finger protein 574 isoform X2: MTEESEETVLYIEHRYVCSECNQLYGSLEEVLVHQNSHVPQQHFELVGVADPGVTVATEATSGTGLYQTLIQESQYQCLECGQLLLSPSQLLEHQELHLKMMAPQEAVPAEPPPKVPPLSSSTIHYECVDCKALFASQEMWLSHRQTHLRATPNKAPAPVVLGSPVVLGPPVGQARVAVEHSYRKAEEGGEGAAVPSVAAATEMVTEVELLLYKCSECSQLFQMPADFLEHQATHFPAPVPEAEEPATQQETLVPSPTEAAVSQPDPLPASDHSYELRNELRNGEAMGRDRRGRKPRRSSSGESGATQELFCSACDQIFLSPHQLQQHLRSHREGVFKCPLCSRVFPSPSSLDQHLGDHSSESHFLCVDCGLAFGTEALLLAHRRAHTPNPLHSCPCGKTFVNLTKFLYHRRTHGAGGVPLPTTPVPPEEPAISFPEPAPAETGELEAPELPVSEESSAEPAAPGTYRCLLCSREFSKALQLTRHQRFVHRLERRHKCSICGKMFKKKSHVRNHLRTHTGERPFPCPDCSKPFNSPANLARHRLTHTGERPYRCGDCGKAFTQSSTLRQHRLVHAQHFPYRCQECGVRFHRPYRLLMHRYHHTGEYPYKCRECPRSFLLRRLLEVHQLVVHAGRQPHRCPSCGAAFPSSLRLREHRCAAAAAQAPRRFECGTCGKKVGSAARLQAHEAAHAAAGPGEVLAKEPPAPRAARATRTPVAPSPTALGGTTSAAPAAPARRRGLECSECKKLFSTETSLQVHRRIHTGERPYPCPDCGKAFRQSTHLKDHRRLHTGERPFACEVCGKAFAISMRLAEHRRIHTGERPYSCPDCGKSYRSFSNLWKHRKTHQQQHQAAVRQQLAEAEAAVGLAVMETAVEALPLVEAIEIYPLAEADGVQISG
- the Zfp574 gene encoding zinc finger protein 574 isoform X1 → MERKAQGLAAAMTEESEETVLYIEHRYVCSECNQLYGSLEEVLVHQNSHVPQQHFELVGVADPGVTVATEATSGTGLYQTLIQESQYQCLECGQLLLSPSQLLEHQELHLKMMAPQEAVPAEPPPKVPPLSSSTIHYECVDCKALFASQEMWLSHRQTHLRATPNKAPAPVVLGSPVVLGPPVGQARVAVEHSYRKAEEGGEGAAVPSVAAATEMVTEVELLLYKCSECSQLFQMPADFLEHQATHFPAPVPEAEEPATQQETLVPSPTEAAVSQPDPLPASDHSYELRNELRNGEAMGRDRRGRKPRRSSSGESGATQELFCSACDQIFLSPHQLQQHLRSHREGVFKCPLCSRVFPSPSSLDQHLGDHSSESHFLCVDCGLAFGTEALLLAHRRAHTPNPLHSCPCGKTFVNLTKFLYHRRTHGAGGVPLPTTPVPPEEPAISFPEPAPAETGELEAPELPVSEESSAEPAAPGTYRCLLCSREFSKALQLTRHQRFVHRLERRHKCSICGKMFKKKSHVRNHLRTHTGERPFPCPDCSKPFNSPANLARHRLTHTGERPYRCGDCGKAFTQSSTLRQHRLVHAQHFPYRCQECGVRFHRPYRLLMHRYHHTGEYPYKCRECPRSFLLRRLLEVHQLVVHAGRQPHRCPSCGAAFPSSLRLREHRCAAAAAQAPRRFECGTCGKKVGSAARLQAHEAAHAAAGPGEVLAKEPPAPRAARATRTPVAPSPTALGGTTSAAPAAPARRRGLECSECKKLFSTETSLQVHRRIHTGERPYPCPDCGKAFRQSTHLKDHRRLHTGERPFACEVCGKAFAISMRLAEHRRIHTGERPYSCPDCGKSYRSFSNLWKHRKTHQQQHQAAVRQQLAEAEAAVGLAVMETAVEALPLVEAIEIYPLAEADGVQISG